From Anopheles funestus chromosome 3RL, idAnoFuneDA-416_04, whole genome shotgun sequence, a single genomic window includes:
- the LOC125769241 gene encoding ubiquitin carboxyl-terminal hydrolase 31, with amino-acid sequence MEKHNTLDVASSARATSGGGASSKLKRAFSMPRNPFQGSRGSNQTAKVVGNGNGTTAVEKDDESRCDSRLTNSNQKKSTTTATELGAETGTNGSGSEKKIFRRLSVKKFINRIAQQMTYVNRTVGNHKFDKVQSSQPSTFNGSTRTGNGVTPAGGNGSAANFVWPSDTVPGVIGLRNHGNTCFMNAVLQCLSHTDILAQYFVLDLYKADLKRRNKINAKKFGTKGELTEQLALVLKSLWTCKDAPDYSSNFKAVVDRYGSQFRSSTQHDAQEFLFWLLDKVHEDLNTATKRKYKAIKNNGRSDEVIAAETLANYVRCNNSFVQAVFQAQFRSSLSCPTCGKQSNTFDPFYCLSVPLPQLSQQPVLVKVIYSSQQPKQVKLGLGIPHGSPVLALREQLHADTGIALDRMILTEICESGFSRVFCDSHLMSSVRENDPLFCIECPTAGTGQETTSGTNIVLCLCNGKREFGGHVKRFGTPFCLVVNRDVSYSELQKLLLKEMSSILRSEVFAFATPAQNLFRIRLQDPSCDADTYLEATVEHPLFTEMIDLALSVLPTDAGPAHVKLLLEWTEPERFFNDMGDPFVEHETVSQMREKIPASSALTLEQCFEHYTKAETLGQDNAWKCPHCQEYLPVVKTLGLWSLPDIMVIHLKRFRQQQLRASTQAAKLTNLVKFPLHGFDMTPHLARDPTVNQPQSHPSQTSNSASTQSQQHHSLDRQQGTGYTDSDNWSPWRKIMRSTHSTQTHSMLVGGGGGGTGRRQLAMDNRYDLYAVCYHQGDTLETGHYTAACKNPYDGQWYRFDDQRVSQVPNDRIDEEIINNEAYLLFYQRRKLPSEGSGECSGSSSSSSGDHWVSKIIVPPPTNASTATLERNKAQPATIANVKSSITVPKIETTTTTPTSSSAPSENASETAASISPDTDYVKLPDESTNEKKDTADVMSISSTTEKSRKEKTETGEECVRTDEVKDSAGKMNENPQQEPIANGILVKSDQQSSSLSPSPSVVVPKEEEEIVALEAKESKKCMDEATKHTSKIPNVSKPSNTSKEAAEQSSEKDILKSSVQPTKAAEDGGGGGPTKVQFPTRTDKHERVDQKLGLASAAATNGGGRFSLPSSQQFQDILWRENMSELMQHRPSSFTTYKSVLDTGDAVSLIRGANTCSKDTLLFIDQQNHGLDRAVLDGDDDPDDLLPPGSGSRALWISPVTPHKLITVSPKN; translated from the exons ATGGAGAAACATAATACGTTGGACGTCGCGTCGTCGGCCCGGGCCACCTCGGGCGGTGGTGCGAGTAGCAAACTGAAACGAGCATTTTCAATGCCGCGCAATCCATTTCAAGGTTCGCGAGGAAGTAACCAGACAGCTAAGGTGGTTGGCAATGGCAACGGTACTACTGCTGTCGAGAAAGATGACGAATCGCGCTGTGATTCGAGGTTAACCAACAGCAATCAGAAGAAATCGACCACAACTGCGACCGAATTAGGTGCAGAGACTGGCACCAATGGTAGCGGAAGTGAGAAAAAGATCTTTCGCCGATTATCAGTGAAAAAGTTTATCAATCGCATTGCTCAACAGATGACTTATGTCAATCGCACGGTG GGCAATCATAAATTCGACAAGGTACAATCGTCCCAACCGTCCACCTTCAATGGATCGACACGGACCGGCAATGGTGTGACGCCAGCTGGTGGTAATGGATCCGCAGCGAATTTTGTGTGGCCATCAGATACCGTGCCAGGCGTGATAGGTTTACGAAACCACGGCAATACTTGCTTCATGAATGCCGTCTTGCAATGTCTCAGTCATACGGACATATTGGCTCAGTATTTCGTTTTGGATCTTTACAAA GCCGATTTAAAACGACGCAACAAAATTAATGCCAAAAAGTTCGGAACTAAGGGCGAATTAACGGAGCAACTGGCCCTGGTGCTAAAGTCGTTGTGGACGTGCAAAGACGCACCGGACTATAGTTCGAATTTCAAG GCTGTGGTTGATCGTTACGGTAGTCAATTCAGAAGTTCTACACAGCATGACGCTCAGGAGTTCTTATTCTGGCTGCTGGACAAGGTGCACGAAGATTTGAATACGGCGACAAAGCGAAAGTACAAAGCAATTAAA AACAATGGTCGTTCCGATGAAGTGATCGCGGCTGAAACGCTGGCAAACTATGTGCGTTGTAACAACTCGTTTGTACAGGCCGTTTTCCAGGCCCAATTTCGCTCTTCGCTATCCTGTCCGACCTGCGGCAAGCAGAGTAACACGTTTGATCCTTTCTACTGTCTATCAGTGCCACTGCCACAGCTGTCTCAACAACCTGTGCTGGTTAAGGTGATCTATTCCTCGCAGCAACCAAAACAAGTTAAGTTGGGTTTAGGCATACCGCACGGTTCGCCAGTGCTGGCATTACGTGAACAGTTGCATGCGGACACGGGTATTGCCCTAGATCGGATGAtattgaccgaaatctgtgaGTCGGGTTTCAGTCGCGTGTTTTGCGATTCCCATTTGATGTCGTCCGTACGTGAAAATGATCCTCTGTTCTGTATCGAATGTCCGACTGCCGGTACAGGACAGGAAACTACCAGCGGAACAAATATTGTGCTCTGTCTGTGCAACGGGAAGCGAGAATTTGGTGGACACGTGAAGCGTTTCGGTACTCCGTTCTGTTTAGTGGTCAATCGGGACGTTTCGTACAGTGAACTGCAGAAGCTGCTGTTGAAGGAGATGTCGAGTATTTTGCGTTCGGAGGTGTTCGCGTTTGCGACACCGGCACAGAATTTGTTCCGCATACGCTTGCAAGATCCGTCCTGCGATGCGGATACCTACCTTGAAGCAACCGTGGAACATCCACTGTTTACGGAAATGATTGATCTTGCGCTTTCAGTGTTACCAACAGATGCGGGACCAGCGCACGTAAAGTTGCTACTGGAGTGGACTGAACCGGAACGATTCTTCAACGATATGGGCGACCCATTCGTGGAGCATGAAACTGTCAGTCAGATGAGAGAGAAAATTCCGGCTAGTTCGGCGCTAACACTCGAGCAATGCTTCGAACATTACACCAAGGCGGAAACACTCGGTCAAGACAATGCCTGGAAATGTCCACACTGTCAGGAATACTTGCCGGTGGTAAAAACGCTCGGTTTGTGGTCATTACCGGACATAATGGTGATACATCTAAAGCGTTTTCGGCAGCAGCAACTTCGCGCCAGCACGCAGGCAGCCAAGCTGACAAATCTGGTGAAATTTCCGCTGCACGGTTTCGATATGACACCTCATTTGGCGCGTGATCCCACCGTCAATCAACCACAGTCGCACCCGTCCCAAACATCCAACAGCGCCTCCACGCAAAGCCAACAGCATCATTCGCTGGACCGGCAACAGGGAACAGGGTACACCGATTCGGATAACTGGAGCCCTTGGCGCAAAATCATGCGCAGTACCCattccacacaaacacattccatGCTAGTGGGAGGAGGTGGAGGAGGAACTGGCCGTCGACAGTTAGCAATGGATAACCGGTATGATCTGTACGCAGTGTGCTATCACCAGGGGGACACATTGGAAACGGGTCACTACACGGCCGCGTGTAAGAACCCGTACGATGGCCAGTGGTACCGTTTCGATGACCAACGTGTCTCCCAAGTGCCGAACGATCGCATCGACGAAGAAATTATCAACAACGAGGCCTACCTATTGTTCTACCAAAGGCGAAAACTACCTTCGGAGGGGTCGGGCGAGTGTTCTGGCAGTTCTAGCTCCAGCTCCGGTGATCATTGGGTCTCGAAAATTATTGTCCCACCACCAACCAACGCATCCACTGCAACGTTAGAGCGAAACAAAGCGCAACCAGCAACTATTGCGAACGTCAAATCGTCGATAACGGTACCGAAGATAGAAACAACCACTACAACACCGACTTCATCTTCAGCACCTTCCGAAAACGCATCAGAAACCGCAGCCAGTATTTCACCCGATACCGATTACGTAAAATTGCCCGATGAATcaacaaatgagaaaaaagataCTGCTGATGTTATGTCAATATCTTCAACGACCGAGAAAAGCCGCAAAGAAAAGACCGAAACGGGCGAAGAATGCGTTCGTACGGATGAAGTTAAAGATTCTGCgggaaaaatgaacgaaaaccCTCAACAAGAACCCATAGCCAATGGTATTTTGGTCAAAAGTGATCAACAATCCTCATCACTTTCACCGTCACCGTCAGTTGTTGTGccaaaggaagaagaagaaatcgtCGCCCTCGAAGCCAAAGAATCAAAGAAATGTATGGACGAAGCGACCAAACATACTTCGAAAATACCAAATGTTAGCAAACCATCCAACACTAGCAAGGAAGCGGCAGAACAGTCTTCTGAAAAAGACATTTTGAAATCTTCCGTACAGCCGACAAAAGCAGCTgaagatggtggtggtggcggtccAACGAAGGTACAATTCCCAACTCGCACAGATAAACACGAACGGGTTGATCAAAAACTAGGTctagcatcagcagcagctaccAATGGGGGTGGTCGATTTTCACTGCCGTCCTCCCAACAGTTTCAGGACATATTATGGCGTGAGAACATGTCCGAGTTAATGCAACATCGGCCGTCGTCCTTTACCACGTACAAGAGCGTGCTCGATACGGGGGATGCTGTTTCATTAATCCGTGGTGCAAATACGTGTAGTAAAGACACGTTGCTATTTATCGATCAGCAGAATCATGGGCTTGATCGTGCAGTGCTGGACGGTGACGATGATCCGGACGATCTGCTTCCTCCGGGCAGCGGAAGTCGCGCATTGTGG ATTTCACCGGTTACACCACATAAATTGATAACTGTGTCACCGAAGAATTAG
- the LOC125768690 gene encoding monocarboxylate transporter 12 codes for MRASRVPPDGGYGWVVVAGCALVNVFNQSLVSVFGLMFADYLASLGEHAFGAALVMNVCNISLNFSGLITGPIIKQFKPRKAAILGSLLTGSALTLCSYSTTLWQIVLSYSVTFGFGLGLIQSSTFVALNSFFRHRKGRAVGFALAGTGLGQIMMPLLVQYLLSNFNFRDTTLIISGLAFNGVVGACLLQPVEWHMKDSPAEDGRETQPLLPIHKLTQQVNGSSCTKPSCGWGKLAALMDFAILKQVSFLNLIVGLGLAYTASTSFSLFFPYFLQKSANLTMLEAANCMSVLSTTDLITRITVPAFVDKMQFSHRTTFLLAGICLVIARSIMAEMRSLVPLMITSAFYGIFRSITIVNQNLTVAEYCSERRIEKMLPNALGFNMVTKGILVLSLGQILGWFADFSGSYSLNLHAQNVLLITTCVLWLCEMYFKDDN; via the exons ATGCGAGCCTCACGAGTTCCTCCAGATGGAGGCTATGGATGGGTTGTTGTGGCCGGTTGTGCACTAGTGAAT GTTTTCAATCAATCCTTAGTATCGGTATTCGGTCTCATGTTTGCTGACTACCTCGCAAGCCTTGGAGAGCACGCCTTTGGGGCCGCGCTGGTGATGAACGTGTGCAATATTTCGCTCAACTTTTCCGGCTTAATCACCGGCCCCATTATCAAGCAGTTCAAACCGAGAAAGGCCGCTATTTTGGGGAGTTTACTCACGGGCAGTGCGCTAACTTTATGCTCCTACAGTACCACACTGTGGCAAATTGTGCTTTCATACAGTGTAACCTTTGGGTTTGGCCTTGGTCTCATACAGTCGTCCACATTCGTAGCTCTCAATTCTTTTTTCCGTCATCGGAAGGGCCGGGCTGTCGGCTTTGCACTTGCAGGCACAGGACTCGGTCAGATTATGATGCCGTTGCTGGTGCAATATCTTCTAAGTAACTTTAATTTTAGGGACACAACTCTCATCATCAGTGGATTAGCTTTCAATGGG GTGGTGGGTGCCTGTTTGCTTCAACCGGTGGAATGGCACATGAAGGATAGTCCAGCGGAAGATGGTCGTGAAACTCAACCACTGCTACCTATACATAAGTTAACCCAACAGGTTAATGGTTCTTCTTGTACTAAACCGTCCTGTGGCTGGGGAAAGTTAGCTGCCTTGATGGACTTTGCGATCCTCAAACAAGTGTCCTTTTTGAACTTGATCGTTGGTCTTGGACTTGCATACACAGCGTCGACAagtttttccttattttttccttacttTCTACAG AAATCCGCCAATCTAACCATGCTTGAAGCGGCCAACTGCATGTCCGTGCTTTCTACAACGGATCTTATAACGAGGATAACTGTTCCAGCGTTTGTGGACAAAATGCAGTTTTCGCATCGAACAACCTTTCTGCTTGCAGGTATCTGTTTGGTAATAGCGCGTTCCATCATGGCTGAAATGCGCTCTTTGGTGCCACTTATGATCACATCAGCTTTTTACGGTATCTTCCGCTCAATCACAATCGTGAATCAGAACTTGACCGTGGCGGAATATTGCAGCGAGCGACGAATCGAAAAAATGCTCCCGAACGCGCTTGGTTTTAATATGGTAACGAAGGGAATACTGGTGCTGAGTCTTGGCCAAATACTTGGCTGGTTTGCAGACTTTTCCGGGAGCTATTCGTTAAACTTGCACGCTCAGAATGTGTTGCTCATCACAACGTGTGTTCTTTGGTTGTGTGAAATGTACTTCAAAGATGATAATTAA
- the LOC125768689 gene encoding otefin-like translates to MGDNFDDMSNDQLRLKLLEFGLANMPVTSTTRKVLIKKLRNHISTNGKRRETINLAKYSSDEDSEPASSHNAAPKKGSTLTKKELSSRRATIGTVATTKQSKPVSSSQQLPKLSQALPPEKAIASKRRSGRVTPVQEKNVVAPAPSQTAPKVSSIMEDSDDDMIPLTQLTQRDRKSASPSLSRAEMLTTSYIHQMAVSSKPSEPILEEMEVDVPDMGENSEEDDVIVLDDVSEMVSMPPPQQPKPPSVQPSYSQATTQNEIYRKFTTGAVTDQKHKEQITLEEPTPLSYGGNTERALPKPAFFASPSIRSSMSGTVRDETAKKVDTSESPYLSEFTKRLARLRAEAAEPSIGFARDSSTRRTMFEGSAPSMRSTYVPRDTYEAASSRYRGGRQTIAPMATVGRRNIQSETDIRSSVRQSLLALDRKYSIRKIFYTIIIVLVVIFLFVFFFL, encoded by the coding sequence ATGGGGGATAATTTCGATGACATGTCCAACGATCAGCTACGGCTGAAACTGCTTGAGTTTGGGCTGGCTAATATGCCGGTGACTTCTACGACGCGAAAGGTGCTGATCAAAAAGCTGCGAAACCACATCTCTACCAATGGTAAACGTCGGGAAACGATAAATCTGGCTAAGTATTCTTCCGATGAGGATAGTGAACCTGCCAGCAGTCACAACGCAGCGCCGAAGAAGGGGTCGACATTGACTAAAAAGGAACTAAGCAGCAGACGAGCAACGATTGGTACGGTAGCGACAACCAAGCAATCGAAACCTGTTTCATCATCGCAACAGCTACCGAAACTCTCCCAAGCGTTGCCACCAGAAAAAGCAATAGCGTCAAAACGTCGGTCAGGAAGAGTTACTCCGGTACAAGAGAAAAATGTCGTTGCACCAGCACCATCACAAACTGCGCCAAAGGTATCGTCTATTATGGAGGATTCCGATGATGATATGATTCCGCTAACCCAACTTACTCAGCGAGATCGCAAATCAGCAAGCCCGTCATTATCGCGGGCAGAAATGCTGACTACATCCTACATTCATCAGATGGCAGTATCGTCGAAACCATCGGAACCGATCTTGGAAGAGATGGAGGTCGATGTACCGGATATGGGGGAGAACTCGGAAGAGGACGATGTCATCGTGTTGGATGATGTTAGCGAGATGGTATCGATGCCGCCTCCACAGCAACCGAAGCCACCGAGCGTGCAACCATCGTACAGTCAGGCGACAACTCAGAATGAGATATACCGCAAATTTACCACCGGTGCAGTGACTGATCAAAAGCATAAAGAACAAATAACCTTGGAGGAACCAACACCGCTGTCATATGGTGGTAATACCGAACGAGCTTTGCCGAAGCCAGCGTTTTTTGCATCTCCTTCCATTCGGAGCAGCATGTCCGGTACGGTGCGCGACGAGACGGCGAAAAAAGTTGATACTTCAGAATCTCCGTACTTGAGCGAATTTACTAAGCGTCTTGCCCGTCTACGTGCTGAAGCTGCTGAACCATCAATCGGGTTCGCCCGAGACTCATCCACCCGGAGAACAATGTTCGAAGGATCTGCCCCTTCTATGCGGTCCACTTACGTGCCACGCGACACTTATGAAGCTGCATCATCACGTTACAGAGGAGGACGACAAACCATCGCTCCCATGGCCACGGTAGGACGCCGGAACATTCAGTCGGAGACCGATATTCGAAGTTCCGTTCGACAGAGTCTGTTGGCGCTAGATCGGAAATATTCCATTCGGAAGATTTTCTATACTATCATTATTGTATTggtagtgatttttttgttcgttttcttctttctgtgA
- the LOC125768691 gene encoding xyloside xylosyltransferase 1, whose product MNKALLVFIVASGFLLFIYANSSVFNRHLVQKDTPERLAAAAALVHSNHHHQHKPHEGKHRNGTGSEDGISDQLASKLKRVKYVSKGTNDTEYNIFLIYTKESQNQILHSQLELFLRSLLKYSTIELHLHIITDEQSERSAEELIKQQIERFHRTAFYTLYDVRDCAEKISDIVHGMMPLFNYRSGSYYSDALFLLSLGLHRIVDRNMRRAILIDCDVVFRASIKELFDQFELFAPDQLFGLAPELTPVYRHVLSRYRMNNPQTIFGSPYYLDKLAPPTDVLSPTTNDALRSKKTSADEKRNHGYPGLNSGVVMLHLDRIRRSRLYEEIIKESTVKNMAEKYSFQGHLGDQDFYTLMGFEFPGLIYRLDCVWNRQLCTWWREHGYSDIFDSYFRCEGTVKIYHGNCNTRAPE is encoded by the coding sequence ATGAACAAGGCGCTACTGGTGTTTATTGTGGCCAGCGGGTTTCTACTGTTTATCTATGCCAACAGTAGCGTCTTCAATCGGCATCTGGTGCAGAAGGATACCCCGGAACGGCTGGCAGCGGCGGCAGCTCTGGTGCACAGTaatcaccatcaccagcatAAGCCCCATGAAGGAAAGCACCGAAACGGTACGGGAAGTGAAGACGGTATCAGTGACCAATTGGCAAGCAAGCTGAAACGCGTAAAGTACGTCTCGAAGGGTACTAACGATACCGAGTACAACATCTTCCTCATTTACACAAAGGAAAGCCAAAATCAGATTCTGCACAGTCAGTTGGAATTATTTCTTCGCAGTCTCCTCAAATATAGCACGATCGAGCTTCACCTGCACATCATCACAGACGAGCAGAGCGAACGATCGGCGGAAGAGCTGATCAAGCAGCAGATCGAACGATTTCATAGAACTGCATTCTACACGCTGTATGATGTTCGGGACTGTGCGGAGAAGATTAGCGACATCGTGCATGGGATGATGCCACTGTTCAACTATCGTTCCGGAAGCTATTACAGTGATGCCTTATTTCTGTTGTCGCTTGGCTTGCATCGCATCGTCGATCGGAACATGCGCCGAGCGATTTTGATAGATTGTGACGTCGTGTTCCGTGCTTCCATTAAGGAGTTGTTCGATCAGTTCGAGTTATTCGCACCTGATCAGTTGTTTGGATTGGCTCCCGAGTTGACGCCCGTGTATCGGCATGTTCTTTCTCGGTACCGGATGAACAATCCGCAGACAATCTTCGGTAGTCCGTACTATCTGGACAAACTGGCCCCGCCAACAGACGTTTTGTCGCCAACTACCAATGATGCATTGCGCAGCAAGAAAACATCGGCCGATGAAAAGCGAAATCATGGATATCCGGGGCTGAATTCTGGTGTCGTAATGCTGCACCTTGACCGCATTCGACGCTCGCGGCTGTACGAGGAGATCATCAAGGAGTCCACCGTGAAGAACATGGCAGAGAAGTACTCCTTCCAGGGTCATTTGGGCGATCAGGACTTTTACACACTGATGGGGTTCGAGTTTCCCGGACTGATTTACAGATTGGATTGCGTTTGGAATCGCCAGCTATGTACGTGGTGGCGGGAACACGGATACAGTGACATCTTCGATAGCTACTTTCGCTGTGAAGGCACAGTTAAGATATACCACGGTAATTGCAACACGCGGGCACCCGAGTAG